A genomic window from Pseudoalteromonas piratica includes:
- a CDS encoding methyl-accepting chemotaxis protein: protein MRVSSFTRLLLVVLSAISIALAAVLLWASQTINALNQQTTSYNQLKNTVVVDLANSLQDYLAYGDNQYLTLAKSHIASVEQNLSILPASISFSLQSQLTQLQSGIDGKYLSLGKLSGNKNALIDNALNEMADYASALSQYAQKAQTSSDQTRFYVLANAYQTNVVQLVMALKENNLESTNLVLKELTRIAKEIENLPLLGVFDPTIDEDELMLTGDEPEDLGEEIQAELVSLPNRLPKELANTKRLNEQREMGISSLRQEISSLTNSILVAEKQLRDEQRLIEERVFYTLLVAVLGLFVIAAVVYFTQRKQVLTPVRALRNAFSKLIENDNLEHIHVDNPKTEMGEIAHYFNQLIEKQKIEAEERAETLQLVSDFLANMSEQLKVMLTASEQSINEVVQSESLLSQVTEIGEQVNEINGTVKNNAELTFSAMETSVSQSESMLVASNKTQQQVQTGMDSVEQLLKGVNDVASVLEVINSIAEQTNLLALNAAIESARAGEHGRGFAVVADEVRQLAKQTQNSLQSIKQQLDGLTLSSQQVSQQMVDLAQNASQQTESATQLKETASGVADNALSASEVANQASNFALEQSNYLSEFSHAMAQLKARVQDSNKQVQGIQIDLEQKMVQIRTSLGLQ, encoded by the coding sequence ATGCGCGTTTCCAGTTTCACCCGATTATTATTAGTCGTATTAAGTGCCATCAGTATTGCATTAGCAGCCGTTCTACTTTGGGCAAGTCAAACAATTAATGCCCTTAATCAACAAACAACTTCATATAATCAGCTTAAAAATACGGTAGTGGTTGATCTTGCTAATAGTTTACAAGATTACCTAGCCTATGGTGATAACCAGTACTTAACTTTGGCAAAATCACATATTGCATCGGTGGAGCAAAATTTATCAATTTTACCTGCCTCTATCTCGTTTTCTCTTCAGTCGCAATTAACACAATTACAAAGTGGTATCGACGGTAAATATCTGTCCCTTGGTAAACTAAGCGGTAACAAAAACGCTTTAATTGATAACGCACTTAATGAAATGGCGGATTACGCCAGTGCATTAAGCCAGTATGCGCAAAAAGCGCAAACTTCGAGTGATCAAACACGTTTTTATGTATTAGCAAATGCCTATCAAACAAACGTAGTGCAGTTGGTTATGGCATTGAAAGAAAATAACTTAGAGAGCACTAATCTAGTACTTAAAGAGCTTACCCGTATTGCAAAAGAAATTGAAAATCTTCCTCTGCTAGGCGTTTTTGACCCCACTATTGATGAAGATGAACTGATGCTCACGGGCGACGAACCTGAAGACCTAGGCGAAGAAATACAAGCCGAACTCGTTAGCTTGCCAAATCGCTTACCAAAAGAATTAGCAAATACCAAGCGTTTAAATGAACAACGTGAAATGGGGATTTCATCACTTAGACAAGAAATTAGCAGCTTAACAAACAGTATTTTAGTTGCTGAAAAGCAGTTACGTGATGAACAAAGATTAATTGAAGAGCGAGTATTTTATACCTTGTTAGTCGCTGTGTTGGGGCTGTTTGTGATTGCTGCTGTGGTGTATTTTACGCAGAGAAAGCAAGTGCTCACTCCTGTTAGGGCGCTCAGAAATGCGTTCTCTAAATTAATTGAAAACGATAACCTAGAGCACATTCATGTTGATAACCCAAAAACTGAAATGGGTGAAATTGCACATTACTTCAACCAGCTGATTGAAAAGCAAAAAATAGAAGCAGAAGAGCGTGCTGAAACATTGCAGTTAGTGAGCGACTTTTTAGCAAACATGAGTGAGCAACTAAAAGTAATGCTAACGGCATCAGAACAATCAATAAATGAAGTTGTGCAAAGTGAAAGCTTGTTAAGCCAAGTGACTGAAATTGGCGAACAAGTAAACGAAATTAATGGCACGGTAAAAAATAATGCTGAGCTGACATTTAGCGCAATGGAAACCAGTGTGAGCCAATCCGAGTCAATGCTGGTGGCGAGTAACAAAACGCAACAGCAAGTGCAGACTGGTATGGATTCAGTTGAGCAGTTATTGAAAGGGGTTAATGATGTTGCATCTGTGCTTGAAGTAATCAACTCGATTGCAGAACAGACCAATCTACTTGCCCTTAATGCGGCTATAGAATCAGCTCGTGCGGGTGAACATGGACGCGGCTTTGCGGTGGTTGCAGATGAAGTTAGGCAGCTGGCAAAACAAACCCAAAATTCATTGCAGAGTATTAAGCAGCAGTTAGATGGTTTAACCTTGAGCTCACAGCAGGTGTCGCAACAAATGGTAGACCTTGCGCAAAATGCAAGTCAGCAAACCGAATCTGCAACGCAATTAAAAGAAACGGCAAGTGGTGTAGCCGACAATGCTCTGTCCGCTTCAGAAGTGGCGAATCAAGCAAGTAATTTTGCTTTAGAGCAAAGTAATTATTTGAGCGAGTTTTCTCATGCTATGGCGCAATTAAAAGCCCGTGTACAAGATTCCAATAAACAAGTTCAAGGTATTCAAATTGATCTTGAACAAAAGATGGTTCAAATACGTACCTCATTAGGTCTACAATAA
- a CDS encoding class I SAM-dependent methyltransferase: MLIANSIPEQKDYLEQLDKRFALSEWLSNNPLFSLHYDQDGLALTKTDEPKLGAIRVDFVTGAAAHRRKFGGGKGQAIAKAIGLNKGKGITPHVLDGTAGLGRDGFVLASLGCTVTLHERHPVVAALLFDGLERAYLDAEIGSWMSERMKMAFGSSHQLLPETQTDIDVVYLDPMFPHREKSAAVKKEMRVFQSLVGSDLDADLLLSPAYDLATKRVVVKRPDYAPFLDEKTPSMQIKTKKNRFDVYVKAAMTETKMS; this comes from the coding sequence GTGTTAATTGCTAACAGCATTCCTGAACAAAAAGATTACCTTGAACAGCTTGATAAGCGCTTTGCGTTATCTGAGTGGTTATCAAATAATCCCCTTTTTTCACTTCATTATGATCAAGATGGTTTGGCGTTAACCAAAACGGATGAGCCAAAGCTTGGTGCTATTCGAGTTGATTTTGTAACAGGAGCCGCTGCGCATAGACGCAAATTTGGTGGTGGTAAAGGGCAGGCTATTGCAAAAGCCATAGGCTTAAATAAAGGTAAAGGGATCACACCGCATGTACTTGATGGTACAGCCGGATTGGGTCGGGATGGTTTTGTTTTGGCATCCCTTGGCTGTACAGTGACGTTACATGAACGTCATCCAGTTGTTGCTGCACTCTTATTTGATGGGTTAGAGCGCGCTTATCTTGATGCTGAAATTGGCAGCTGGATGAGCGAGCGTATGAAAATGGCGTTTGGCTCGAGCCATCAACTCTTGCCCGAAACGCAAACTGATATCGATGTTGTGTACCTCGATCCTATGTTTCCACATCGCGAAAAGTCAGCCGCGGTAAAAAAAGAAATGCGGGTTTTTCAATCGCTAGTTGGTTCTGATTTAGATGCAGATCTGCTGTTGTCACCGGCGTATGACTTAGCAACGAAACGCGTAGTTGTTAAGCGTCCTGATTATGCCCCCTTCCTTGACGAGAAAACGCCTTCAATGCAAATCAAAACCAAGAAAAATCGTTTTGATGTTTATGTCAAAGCTGCGATGACTGAAACAAAAATGTCATAA
- a CDS encoding response regulator transcription factor, which yields MLTSVLAIDDDKLIHQIIEKTLTENNQVSHAYNGEEGIQIARDTHPDIILLDVEMPGINGFEVCCKLKQQTETKDIPIMFLSSRSSLEERIKGYNSGADDYIVKPFETQELLARIKVLYQYKKQSQTLKQDIEHAQNTAAVAMTDYSDMGRAMRYVSQTYGVKSLSRLSECFFEFFYPLELNVVTAFWLETGNEFFSNNSAVCPLEKELMFNAKEGERFIDFGARTIINYPNVSLLIKNMPLDDPSLYGRYKDLFPHILEATNAKLGTLELHNQLSEQAQQITKTFELVDSTLREQIQSLYSNSKVSVELIETLYRHFCESVPRLALEVDQEEYILGSVEETVEKLRNHLTMGNEIQSSFNEVMTYMAHIMAERQKIIEMLEEEQQREEINEVTSQDDIELF from the coding sequence ATGTTAACCAGCGTACTTGCTATTGATGATGACAAGCTAATTCACCAGATTATAGAAAAAACACTCACCGAAAATAACCAAGTTAGTCATGCATATAATGGTGAAGAGGGTATTCAAATAGCAAGGGATACTCATCCTGATATCATTCTGCTCGATGTTGAAATGCCGGGTATTAACGGTTTTGAAGTCTGTTGCAAGTTAAAGCAACAAACTGAAACGAAAGACATTCCAATTATGTTTTTATCGTCGCGGAGCTCTCTTGAAGAACGCATTAAAGGTTATAATTCAGGTGCCGACGATTACATTGTTAAACCCTTTGAAACACAAGAGTTGCTTGCCCGTATAAAGGTTTTGTATCAATACAAAAAGCAATCGCAAACCTTAAAGCAAGACATTGAGCATGCACAAAATACTGCTGCAGTTGCAATGACAGACTACAGTGATATGGGACGTGCAATGCGTTACGTAAGCCAAACTTATGGCGTGAAATCGTTATCTCGTTTATCGGAGTGCTTTTTCGAATTTTTTTATCCACTTGAATTAAATGTTGTTACAGCATTCTGGTTAGAAACGGGCAATGAGTTCTTTTCAAATAATAGTGCGGTGTGTCCACTTGAAAAAGAACTGATGTTCAACGCTAAAGAAGGTGAGCGGTTTATTGATTTTGGTGCAAGAACAATTATTAACTACCCAAATGTTTCTTTGTTGATAAAAAATATGCCGTTAGATGACCCCTCGTTATATGGCCGTTATAAGGATCTTTTTCCACATATTTTAGAAGCAACAAATGCAAAATTGGGCACCCTTGAACTGCATAATCAGCTCTCAGAACAGGCTCAACAAATTACTAAAACATTCGAACTCGTTGATAGTACATTAAGAGAGCAAATTCAAAGTTTGTATAGTAATAGTAAGGTTTCTGTTGAATTGATAGAAACACTTTATCGACATTTCTGCGAGTCGGTCCCTCGACTTGCCTTAGAGGTCGATCAGGAAGAGTATATTCTTGGTTCCGTGGAAGAGACTGTTGAAAAATTACGAAATCACTTAACAATGGGGAATGAAATCCAAAGCTCCTTTAACGAAGTGATGACGTATATGGCGCATATTATGGCTGAGCGCCAAAAGATTATTGAAATGCTAGAAGAAGAACAGCAAAGAGAAGAAATAAACGAAGTAACGTCACAAGACGATATTGAGTTATTTTAG
- the prlC gene encoding oligopeptidase A, producing the protein MTNPLIGLEGLPPFSQIKPEHIVPALKQGIADCKQTIEQVLAQESYTWDNFIVPLDEVDDKLTRLWSPVSHMHSVVNSEELRAAYDECLPLISEYSTFVGQHQGLFLATKAIAESDEFANLTEAQQKAINNSLRDFKLSGIALPEEKQKRYGEIVARLSELAAKFGNNVMDATLAWQKHITDEADLAGLPESAIALAKHTAESKELEGWLFTLDFPSYLPVMTHADNRELRKETYIAFSTKASDQGPNAGEFDNSEIMAEELALRHELAQLLDFETFADKSLATKMAESPQQVFDFLNDLAAKSKPQAQAELAELTAYANEKHGISQLEAWDYTYYSEKLKQEKYAISDEILRPYFPEDKVLSGLFETVNRLFGINVKEVQGVDTWHKDVRFFEIFDNSGEKRGSFYLDLYAREHKRGGAWMDDCIGRKVRANGEVQLPVAYLVCNFNKPVGDKPALFTHYEVTTLFHEFGHGIHHMLTQVDVGAVSGINGVAWDAVELPSQFLENWCYEEDALAFISGHYESGEPLPKDLLEKLLAAKNYQSAMMMIRQLEFSLFDFHIHADFDPAKGDEIQTILNKVREQVSVVKAPEFNRFQHGFSHIFAGGYSAGYYSYKWAEVLSADAFSRFEEEGIFNAETGQSFLNNVLEMGGSKEPMELFVAFRGREPSVDALLRHSGIQ; encoded by the coding sequence ATGACTAATCCATTAATTGGCCTTGAAGGGTTACCACCATTTTCACAAATTAAACCTGAGCACATTGTGCCTGCATTAAAACAGGGTATTGCGGATTGTAAGCAAACGATTGAGCAAGTATTAGCGCAAGAGTCGTATACTTGGGATAACTTTATTGTGCCATTAGATGAAGTCGACGATAAATTAACGCGACTTTGGTCACCAGTGTCGCATATGCACTCAGTAGTAAACAGCGAAGAACTGCGCGCAGCCTATGATGAGTGTTTACCGCTGATCTCAGAATATTCTACCTTTGTAGGTCAACATCAGGGGTTATTTTTAGCAACGAAAGCGATTGCCGAAAGCGATGAGTTTGCAAACCTTACAGAGGCGCAGCAAAAAGCGATTAATAATAGCCTGCGTGACTTTAAACTTTCAGGCATTGCATTGCCTGAAGAAAAACAAAAACGTTACGGCGAAATTGTTGCACGTCTTTCTGAGCTTGCAGCTAAGTTTGGCAATAATGTGATGGATGCCACACTTGCTTGGCAAAAACACATCACAGATGAAGCGGATTTAGCGGGTTTACCAGAGTCTGCAATTGCTCTTGCAAAACACACAGCGGAAAGCAAAGAGTTGGAAGGTTGGTTATTTACCCTCGACTTCCCATCGTACTTACCTGTTATGACTCATGCGGATAATCGCGAACTGCGTAAAGAAACCTATATTGCATTTAGCACCAAGGCATCTGATCAAGGGCCTAATGCCGGTGAGTTTGATAACAGTGAGATTATGGCTGAAGAACTTGCGCTTAGACATGAGCTGGCACAATTGCTCGATTTTGAAACGTTTGCCGATAAGTCACTAGCAACAAAAATGGCAGAATCACCACAGCAAGTGTTCGATTTTTTAAATGACCTTGCAGCTAAATCAAAACCCCAAGCACAAGCAGAGCTTGCTGAACTGACGGCCTACGCAAACGAAAAGCACGGCATTAGCCAGTTAGAAGCGTGGGATTACACCTATTACAGCGAAAAGCTTAAGCAGGAAAAGTATGCAATTTCAGATGAAATTTTGCGTCCTTATTTCCCTGAAGACAAGGTGTTGAGTGGCTTGTTTGAAACCGTTAACCGTCTATTTGGTATTAATGTTAAAGAAGTACAAGGTGTTGATACTTGGCACAAAGATGTTCGCTTTTTTGAAATTTTTGATAACAGCGGCGAAAAGCGCGGTTCATTCTATTTAGACTTATACGCACGTGAACATAAACGTGGCGGTGCATGGATGGACGACTGTATTGGCCGTAAAGTGCGAGCTAATGGTGAAGTGCAACTGCCAGTGGCTTACTTGGTATGTAACTTCAACAAGCCGGTTGGCGATAAACCAGCGTTATTTACTCACTACGAAGTAACCACTTTATTCCATGAGTTTGGTCATGGCATTCACCATATGTTGACGCAAGTGGATGTGGGCGCTGTATCGGGTATTAATGGTGTGGCGTGGGACGCGGTTGAATTGCCAAGTCAATTTTTAGAAAACTGGTGTTACGAAGAAGATGCACTTGCTTTTATTTCGGGTCACTATGAATCAGGTGAGCCGCTTCCTAAGGATTTACTTGAAAAATTACTCGCGGCTAAAAACTATCAATCAGCAATGATGATGATTCGTCAATTAGAGTTCTCATTATTTGATTTCCATATCCATGCTGATTTTGATCCTGCTAAAGGGGATGAAATTCAAACAATTTTAAATAAGGTGCGCGAACAAGTTTCAGTAGTTAAAGCGCCAGAGTTCAACCGTTTTCAACATGGCTTTAGTCACATTTTTGCTGGTGGCTATTCAGCAGGATATTATTCGTACAAATGGGCTGAAGTACTCTCTGCAGATGCCTTTTCGCGCTTTGAAGAAGAAGGCATTTTTAATGCAGAAACGGGGCAATCATTTTTAAATAATGTGCTTGAAATGGGCGGCTCTAAAGAACCTATGGAGTTGTTTGTTGCATTTAGAGGGCGAGAGCCAAGTGTGGATGCCTTGTTGCGCCACAGCGGCATTCAGTAA
- the gorA gene encoding glutathione-disulfide reductase: MAKHFDYIAIGGGSGGIASANRAAMRGANVALVEAGPLGGTCVNVGCVPKKVMWHGAQVAEAIKLYAPDYGFDVKIKEFNWAKLLESREAYIGRIHNGYDNYLAKNGVTVIQGFAKFVDNKTIEVNGEHYTADHILVAVGGRPSIPNIPGAEYGIDSNGFFELKEQPKRVAVVGAGYIAVELAGVMHGLGTETHLCVRRDTPLRTFDPLIVDTLMEVIESEGPTLHTNATPKEVTKESDGSLTLHFENGNSVNVDQVIWAIGRQPTTDKINIAAAGVELTESGHVKVDEFQNTTAEGVYAVGDIIENGIELTPVAVKAGRLLSERLFNPEMPNAKMDYNLVPTVVFSHPPIGTIGLTETDAREQFGDDDIKVYTSSFTAMYTAVTQHRQPCKMKLVCQGPNEKIVGLHGIGFAVDEMIQGFGVAMKMGATKADFDSVVAIHPTGSEEFVTM; encoded by the coding sequence ATGGCAAAGCATTTTGATTATATCGCTATCGGCGGTGGCAGTGGTGGCATTGCATCAGCAAACCGAGCAGCAATGCGCGGTGCAAACGTCGCCCTAGTAGAAGCAGGCCCGCTAGGTGGCACCTGTGTAAATGTTGGCTGTGTTCCTAAAAAAGTAATGTGGCATGGTGCCCAGGTTGCTGAAGCGATCAAACTATACGCTCCAGACTACGGTTTTGATGTTAAAATTAAAGAATTTAATTGGGCTAAATTACTTGAGAGTCGTGAAGCTTACATTGGCCGTATTCATAATGGCTATGATAATTACTTAGCAAAAAATGGCGTTACCGTAATCCAAGGATTCGCAAAATTTGTCGATAACAAAACCATTGAAGTGAATGGTGAGCACTACACTGCCGACCATATTCTTGTTGCTGTTGGCGGTCGCCCTAGCATTCCAAATATTCCTGGTGCTGAATACGGCATCGACTCAAACGGCTTTTTTGAATTAAAAGAGCAGCCAAAGCGCGTAGCAGTTGTAGGTGCTGGTTATATTGCAGTTGAACTTGCAGGCGTAATGCACGGTTTAGGCACTGAAACGCATTTATGCGTTCGCCGTGATACACCGCTTCGCACATTTGACCCACTTATTGTTGATACTCTGATGGAAGTAATTGAATCAGAAGGTCCAACACTTCACACTAACGCTACGCCAAAAGAAGTTACTAAAGAATCAGACGGTTCTTTAACACTGCATTTTGAAAATGGTAACAGCGTGAATGTTGACCAAGTTATCTGGGCGATTGGTCGTCAACCAACTACCGATAAAATCAATATTGCAGCAGCAGGCGTTGAATTAACTGAATCAGGTCACGTAAAAGTAGATGAATTCCAAAATACCACAGCTGAAGGCGTATACGCCGTAGGCGATATTATTGAAAACGGTATTGAGCTAACACCTGTGGCTGTAAAAGCTGGCCGTTTATTGTCTGAGCGCTTATTTAACCCTGAAATGCCAAACGCCAAAATGGACTACAACTTAGTGCCAACCGTAGTATTTAGTCACCCGCCAATTGGTACCATCGGTTTAACTGAAACCGATGCACGTGAACAGTTTGGCGATGATGACATTAAAGTATATACCTCAAGTTTTACTGCAATGTACACAGCTGTAACGCAACACCGCCAACCATGTAAAATGAAACTAGTATGCCAAGGCCCTAATGAGAAAATAGTTGGCTTACACGGCATTGGTTTTGCTGTTGATGAAATGATCCAAGGTTTTGGTGTTGCCATGAAGATGGGGGCAACCAAAGCTGATTTTGATTCAGTTGTGGCAATTCACCCTACCGGTTCGGAAGAATTTGTTACTATGTAA
- a CDS encoding tyrosine-type recombinase/integrase, with protein sequence MLTIVQSDDFETEIQTPFCGTKSSIQLKGFPTFYENGEYVTAINLWMNHLINVKRAKNINSNVRAISRYWRFLESHKLSWKDFPTIKSNKPTYLFRNQDLLAAVKAGELSNSTASIYINHVIKFYEWAYYEGLIQFSKENKPFEVEFVSVKTTGMLAHINRNYVVRSSDLRIKVPRRTPEQSLNPLTEDEVKLYSRALKKQSIEFQIHQLLQLMCGLRIEEACTFPVSLVKRCNSDTYHVQISIGPHNGVNTKFGSVRTIEVPTVLMNKMHRYLISERRQYRECKGDKPIAELLITNRGKPYTPNAIQRHFNLTRSHIRNELNVHFQHRTHDLRATYGTFRLASLLDENIGLSPFDAMSLIMGWMGHKDEKTTWRYLNFINRNKASIRAVCFLDQVMDSVVNEYEDP encoded by the coding sequence ATGCTCACAATTGTTCAATCCGATGACTTTGAAACAGAGATCCAAACACCGTTTTGCGGGACAAAATCAAGCATTCAGCTAAAAGGCTTTCCAACCTTTTATGAAAATGGAGAATACGTCACGGCAATTAACCTTTGGATGAATCACCTCATAAACGTAAAACGCGCAAAGAACATCAATTCAAATGTGCGTGCCATAAGCCGATATTGGCGTTTTTTAGAAAGCCATAAGCTTTCTTGGAAAGACTTTCCAACCATCAAATCAAATAAGCCAACATACCTTTTTAGAAACCAAGACCTTTTAGCTGCAGTGAAAGCAGGTGAGCTAAGTAATTCAACAGCATCGATTTACATAAACCATGTTATAAAATTTTACGAGTGGGCATATTACGAAGGGCTAATTCAGTTTTCTAAAGAAAACAAGCCTTTTGAGGTGGAGTTTGTTAGTGTCAAAACTACAGGAATGTTGGCACATATCAATCGTAATTACGTAGTAAGAAGTTCTGATTTGAGGATCAAAGTGCCAAGGAGAACACCAGAACAAAGCTTAAACCCACTCACCGAAGATGAAGTAAAATTATATTCACGAGCACTCAAAAAGCAGTCTATTGAATTTCAAATTCATCAACTACTGCAACTCATGTGCGGTCTGCGTATTGAAGAGGCCTGCACTTTCCCCGTAAGCTTAGTTAAAAGGTGTAACTCAGATACATATCACGTTCAAATCAGCATAGGACCACACAATGGCGTAAATACTAAATTTGGTTCTGTCAGAACCATCGAAGTGCCAACTGTACTTATGAATAAAATGCATCGATACCTGATTAGTGAAAGGCGCCAGTATAGAGAGTGTAAAGGTGATAAACCAATTGCAGAATTGCTGATTACCAATCGAGGAAAACCATATACCCCTAATGCGATACAGCGTCATTTCAACTTAACTCGTAGTCATATTCGAAATGAACTCAATGTGCACTTTCAGCACAGAACACATGATTTACGGGCAACCTACGGTACCTTTCGCCTCGCGTCACTCTTGGATGAAAATATTGGGTTATCACCCTTTGATGCGATGTCACTGATCATGGGTTGGATGGGACATAAAGACGAAAAAACAACGTGGCGGTATCTGAACTTTATAAACCGAAACAAAGCATCTATACGCGCCGTGTGTTTTTTAGACCAAGTAATGGACTCTGTTGTTAATGAGTATGAGGATCCATAG